In Candidatus Zixiibacteriota bacterium, the following proteins share a genomic window:
- a CDS encoding transglycosylase SLT domain-containing protein: protein MSVITAPTGRIAFAAFLLLLSALGTAAADVYVYVDRNGVLNFTNVPTHPGYRRVIREQGSRPLGAGTFGPEAYEELIRSASHRYRVDPELVRAVIKAESDFNTVARSHKGAMGLMQLMPETARLHNVNDVYDPGDNIEGGVRHLRLLLDRFQGNLELSLAAYNAGIKAVEKYAGIPPFAETREYVRRVLRLYEAYRSRAVRLSSTSQP, encoded by the coding sequence GTGAGCGTCATAACAGCTCCCACCGGAAGGATCGCTTTCGCGGCGTTTTTGCTGCTTTTGTCTGCCCTTGGCACGGCGGCCGCGGACGTGTACGTTTACGTCGACAGAAACGGCGTTCTCAACTTCACCAACGTCCCCACGCATCCGGGCTATCGGCGGGTCATCCGCGAGCAGGGCTCGCGGCCGCTCGGTGCGGGAACGTTCGGTCCGGAAGCCTACGAGGAGCTGATCCGTTCGGCGTCCCACCGGTATCGGGTTGACCCCGAGCTGGTGCGCGCGGTGATCAAGGCCGAGTCGGATTTCAACACCGTGGCGCGCTCGCACAAAGGGGCGATGGGGCTGATGCAGCTCATGCCCGAGACGGCACGCCTGCACAATGTGAACGACGTCTACGATCCGGGCGACAACATCGAGGGCGGGGTGCGGCATCTGCGCCTGCTGCTCGACCGCTTTCAGGGAAATCTGGAGCTGAGCCTGGCGGCTTACAACGCCGGTATCAAGGCGGTGGAAAAGTACGCCGGCATTCCGCCCTTCGCGGAAACCCGCGAATACGTCCGCCGCGTGCTGCGCCTCTACGAGGCCTACCGGAGCCGCGCCGTGCGGCTTTCCTCGACCTCGCAACCCTGA
- the pgsA gene encoding CDP-diacylglycerol--glycerol-3-phosphate 3-phosphatidyltransferase, whose amino-acid sequence MVWTVPNLLSLFRILIIPALVYLLTYPDPMSGLLAAALFLVASVTDFFDGYLARRNHSVSDLGKILDPLADKLMVASALIMLAALDRIGEPSVPAWLVVVVIAREIAVTIIRAIALSEGIVMEADNLGKYKFILQAFAVVGLLIHYPHWGVDFYVAGIYFLGLSAVIAVWSGVNYHLQYLRLRQMRVAAPES is encoded by the coding sequence GTGGTCTGGACCGTTCCCAACCTGCTCAGCCTTTTTCGCATCCTGATCATCCCGGCGCTGGTTTATCTTCTTACCTACCCGGACCCGATGTCGGGGTTGCTGGCGGCTGCCCTCTTCCTGGTCGCCTCGGTCACGGATTTCTTCGACGGTTATCTGGCGCGGCGCAATCACAGCGTGTCCGACCTGGGGAAGATTCTCGACCCGCTCGCGGACAAGCTGATGGTCGCCTCCGCTCTGATCATGCTAGCGGCCCTGGATCGAATAGGGGAGCCGAGCGTTCCGGCATGGCTGGTGGTGGTCGTTATCGCGCGCGAGATCGCTGTGACGATCATCCGCGCGATCGCATTGAGCGAAGGGATCGTGATGGAGGCGGACAACTTGGGCAAATACAAATTCATTCTCCAGGCATTCGCCGTCGTGGGGCTGCTGATCCATTACCCGCACTGGGGCGTGGACTTCTACGTGGCGGGGATTTATTTCCTCGGCCTGTCGGCAGTGATCGCCGTGTGGTCGGGAGTGAACTATCACCTGCAGTACCTCCGGCTGCGGCAGATGCGCGTCGCCGCGCCGGAATCCTAA